Proteins from a genomic interval of Rhodococcus rhodochrous:
- a CDS encoding acyl-CoA thioesterase II — MTLSDTTDLDVLLGLLDLEQVEENVFRGGHPAQVGSRTFGGQLVAQALIAAGRTVGDRPVHAINAHFIRGGDVKRPIDYHVVTHRDGRDFANRMVTAYQDDQELFVMLAAFQRWGKGLEHSVTVPDVPLPEALPPIGERLRGFEEQLPHFVGALKPIDMRYANDPAWVLRGTGEKLGHNRVWMRADGQLPDAPLLHVATLAYASDTTVLDSILTTHGLSWGLDRIVAATVNHSIWFHRPLRFDEWHLYATESPVAAGSRGMATGRYFTIEGELVATVVQEGLIRHFPPRRPSGS; from the coding sequence GTGACACTGTCGGACACAACGGATCTCGACGTTCTCCTCGGACTGCTCGACCTGGAGCAGGTCGAGGAGAACGTCTTCCGTGGCGGTCATCCCGCACAGGTCGGCAGCCGCACCTTCGGCGGTCAACTCGTCGCGCAGGCGCTCATCGCGGCCGGGCGCACCGTCGGTGATCGACCCGTGCACGCGATCAACGCCCATTTCATCCGGGGCGGCGACGTCAAGCGGCCCATCGACTACCACGTCGTCACCCACCGCGACGGCCGCGACTTCGCGAACAGGATGGTCACCGCGTACCAGGACGACCAGGAACTGTTCGTCATGCTCGCCGCCTTCCAGCGGTGGGGCAAGGGCCTCGAGCACTCGGTGACCGTTCCCGATGTTCCGCTGCCCGAAGCACTTCCGCCGATCGGCGAACGTCTGCGTGGCTTCGAGGAGCAGTTGCCGCATTTCGTCGGCGCACTCAAACCGATCGACATGCGGTACGCCAACGACCCCGCTTGGGTGTTGCGGGGAACGGGGGAGAAGCTCGGCCACAACCGCGTGTGGATGCGCGCCGACGGGCAACTACCCGACGCTCCGCTGCTCCACGTCGCCACGCTGGCCTACGCGTCCGACACGACCGTCCTCGACTCGATCCTCACCACGCACGGCCTCTCGTGGGGACTCGACCGGATCGTAGCTGCGACGGTCAACCATTCGATCTGGTTCCACCGTCCGCTCCGCTTCGACGAATGGCACCTGTACGCCACGGAATCCCCGGTGGCGGCCGGTTCTCGCGGGATGGCGACGGGCCGCTACTTCACCATCGAGGGCGAACTCGTCGCCACCGTCGTGCAGGAAGGGCTCATCCGTCACTTCCCGCCGCGTCGTCCGTCGGGGAGCTGA
- a CDS encoding type 1 glutamine amidotransferase family protein has translation MTETVHVAVYDTLADWEIGYVTPHIADPEWQRSPGRYRVRTVGATPEPVTTKGGLRILPDTVLADVTPENSAMLILAGNDIWPTDAYAPFVDKTRQFLDAGVPVAAICGATGALAAVGLLDERPHTSNALEFLQGIGYGGADLYRDEPAVTDGDLITASGIAPVDFARAILARLDIYEPRVLDAWYALYGERDPRGYYELMSSGS, from the coding sequence ATGACCGAAACAGTTCACGTCGCCGTGTACGACACCCTGGCGGACTGGGAGATCGGATACGTCACGCCGCACATCGCAGATCCGGAATGGCAGCGCAGTCCCGGCCGGTATCGCGTCCGCACGGTCGGAGCCACGCCGGAACCGGTCACGACGAAGGGCGGACTCCGCATCCTCCCCGACACCGTGCTCGCGGACGTGACGCCGGAGAACAGCGCGATGCTGATCCTCGCGGGCAACGACATCTGGCCGACCGACGCCTACGCCCCCTTCGTCGACAAGACCCGGCAGTTCCTCGACGCCGGCGTTCCGGTGGCTGCGATCTGCGGCGCGACCGGGGCGCTCGCGGCAGTCGGCCTGCTCGACGAGCGACCGCACACGAGCAACGCTCTCGAATTCCTGCAGGGCATCGGCTACGGGGGCGCCGATCTGTATCGGGACGAACCTGCGGTCACGGACGGCGATCTCATCACCGCGAGCGGCATCGCCCCCGTCGACTTCGCCCGCGCGATCCTCGCCCGCCTCGACATCTACGAACCGCGCGTGCTCGACGCCTGGTACGCCCTCTACGGCGAGCGCGACCCGCGCGGCTACTACGAGCTCATGTCCTCCGGCTCGTGA
- the pyk gene encoding pyruvate kinase, whose translation MTRRTKIVCTMGPATADPDVLRNLVDAGMDVARLNFSHGEHADHEGHYNRVRAASEASGHAVGILADLQGPKIRLGRFAEDRTVWEHGEVVRITVDDVVGDHDRVSTTYKELAQDAVAGDRLLVDDGKVGLVVEAVEGNDVVCRVIEGGPVSNNKGVSLPGMNVSVPAMSEKDIEDLEFALRLGVDFIALSFVRSPADVELVHEVMDRVGRHVPVIAKLEKPEAVENLEAVVLAFDAVMVARGDLGVELPLEEVPLVQKRAIQIARENAKPVIVATQMLESMIENSRPTRAEASDVANAVLDGTDAVMLSGETSVGKFPVETVRTMARIIAAVESDSTEVPALTHVPRTKRGVISYAARDIGERLDAKALVAFTQSGDTVRRLARLHTPLPLLAFTPVPHIRNQLALTWGTETFSVEPVDTTDQMVEQVDAALLSLGRYQRGDLVVIVAGAPPGRSGSTNLIHVHRLGEKDTR comes from the coding sequence GTGACCCGACGCACCAAGATCGTTTGCACTATGGGGCCGGCCACCGCCGACCCCGATGTCCTGCGGAATCTCGTCGACGCCGGAATGGACGTCGCCCGCCTGAATTTCAGCCACGGTGAACACGCCGACCACGAGGGCCACTACAACCGGGTCCGCGCTGCGTCGGAGGCCTCCGGGCACGCCGTCGGCATCCTCGCCGATCTCCAGGGGCCGAAGATCCGGCTCGGACGATTCGCCGAGGACCGCACCGTGTGGGAACACGGTGAAGTGGTCCGCATCACCGTCGACGACGTGGTCGGAGACCACGACCGCGTCTCGACCACCTACAAGGAACTCGCCCAGGACGCCGTCGCCGGCGACCGGTTGCTCGTCGACGACGGCAAGGTCGGTCTCGTCGTCGAGGCGGTCGAGGGCAACGACGTCGTCTGCCGCGTCATCGAGGGTGGACCCGTCAGCAACAACAAGGGTGTCTCCCTGCCGGGGATGAACGTCTCCGTTCCGGCCATGTCGGAGAAGGACATCGAGGATCTCGAGTTCGCCCTGCGCCTCGGTGTCGACTTCATCGCCCTGTCGTTCGTGCGGTCACCGGCCGACGTCGAACTCGTTCACGAGGTCATGGACCGCGTCGGGCGGCACGTGCCGGTGATCGCCAAGCTCGAGAAGCCCGAGGCCGTCGAGAATCTCGAGGCCGTGGTCCTCGCCTTCGACGCGGTCATGGTGGCGCGCGGCGACCTCGGCGTCGAACTTCCGCTCGAGGAAGTACCACTCGTGCAGAAGCGCGCGATCCAGATCGCACGCGAGAACGCCAAGCCCGTCATCGTCGCGACGCAGATGCTCGAATCGATGATCGAGAACTCGCGTCCCACCCGCGCCGAGGCCTCCGACGTGGCCAACGCCGTGCTCGACGGCACCGACGCCGTGATGCTCTCGGGTGAGACCTCCGTCGGCAAGTTCCCCGTCGAAACGGTCCGCACGATGGCGCGCATCATCGCCGCCGTCGAGTCGGATTCGACGGAAGTACCTGCGCTGACGCACGTTCCGCGCACCAAGCGCGGTGTCATCTCGTACGCCGCCCGCGACATCGGCGAGCGTCTCGACGCCAAGGCGCTCGTCGCGTTCACCCAGTCGGGCGACACCGTGCGACGACTCGCACGGCTGCACACCCCGCTGCCGCTGCTCGCGTTCACGCCCGTCCCGCACATCCGCAACCAGCTGGCGCTGACGTGGGGCACCGAGACCTTCTCGGTCGAGCCGGTCGACACCACCGACCAGATGGTCGAACAGGTCGACGCGGCGTTGCTGTCGCTGGGCCGGTACCAGCGCGGCGACCTCGTGGTGATCGTCGCCGGAGCGCCTCCGGGACGCTCGGGTTCGACCAACCTCATCCACGTGCACCGGTTGGGTGAGAAAGACACCCGGTGA
- a CDS encoding TM2 domain-containing protein, translating into MTTQDPGTSGASDSEPAKPEPAKPEPDTTEPAKPDLTKRSESASGADTPERSSESEHTPPPDLGRAFDYDATAQASLSAQPPTLDSLGGSTGTPGPGWDTYSGVGNGPGWGTTPSYPPPAEHESDYPSPGDYPYGEHQGRPETGTGPVYGTPDPHYPIGSPQQDPSQGRYTGPQGSQQPGYGPPPQGGQGYGPPPQSGQGYGPPPQSGQGYGPPPGYGVMPAYGYPDPSNPYGRDAAAPFGRDPYTGEPYSDKSKVTAGVLEILLGAFGAGRFYLDQPGTAVAQIAVTWLTCGIGGIWPLIDGILMLTGKVRDKNGRQLRP; encoded by the coding sequence GTGACCACACAGGACCCGGGAACTTCGGGAGCATCCGATTCGGAGCCTGCCAAGCCGGAGCCTGCCAAGCCGGAGCCCGACACGACGGAGCCTGCCAAGCCCGACCTGACGAAGCGGAGCGAGTCCGCCTCCGGCGCCGACACGCCGGAGCGGTCCTCGGAGAGCGAGCACACCCCGCCTCCCGATCTCGGACGCGCGTTCGATTACGACGCCACCGCGCAGGCCTCGTTGTCCGCTCAACCGCCCACCCTCGACTCCCTCGGTGGTTCCACCGGCACTCCGGGACCGGGATGGGACACCTACTCGGGTGTCGGCAACGGACCGGGTTGGGGGACCACGCCCAGCTACCCGCCACCGGCCGAGCACGAGTCCGACTATCCGTCCCCGGGCGACTACCCTTACGGCGAGCATCAGGGCCGGCCCGAGACCGGCACCGGACCGGTCTACGGGACACCCGATCCGCACTACCCGATCGGGTCCCCGCAGCAGGACCCGTCGCAGGGCCGGTACACCGGTCCGCAGGGATCGCAGCAGCCGGGTTACGGTCCGCCGCCGCAGGGCGGGCAGGGTTACGGCCCGCCGCCGCAGAGCGGACAGGGATACGGTCCGCCGCCGCAGAGCGGACAGGGATACGGTCCGCCGCCCGGCTACGGGGTGATGCCCGCCTACGGCTACCCCGACCCGTCGAACCCGTACGGTCGCGACGCCGCAGCGCCCTTCGGGCGCGATCCCTACACCGGCGAGCCGTACTCCGACAAGAGCAAGGTCACCGCAGGTGTGCTGGAGATCCTGCTCGGCGCCTTCGGTGCCGGACGTTTCTATCTCGACCAGCCGGGTACGGCGGTCGCGCAGATCGCCGTCACGTGGCTCACCTGCGGTATCGGGGGCATCTGGCCGCTGATCGACGGCATCCTCATGCTCACCGGCAAGGTCCGCGACAAGAACGGACGCCAGCTCCGTCCGTGA
- a CDS encoding MarR family winged helix-turn-helix transcriptional regulator → MTEPNAAEQHPAEAELLSAAALTAFRLNGQFLALAETLARPVGLTAAWWQVLGAVSPAPLPVSAIAREMGITRQSVQRIADLLVDKGLAEYRPNPAHRRAKLVAMTPAGRDAIRAIGPAHTDAARALCEETGSENLARIVEGMRALSAALDRSADQLPDGRRGGK, encoded by the coding sequence GTGACAGAACCGAACGCGGCCGAGCAGCACCCGGCCGAGGCCGAACTGCTCAGCGCGGCCGCACTGACGGCCTTCCGGCTCAACGGCCAGTTTCTCGCGCTGGCCGAGACCCTGGCGCGTCCGGTGGGCCTGACCGCGGCCTGGTGGCAGGTCCTCGGCGCGGTCTCCCCCGCTCCGCTGCCGGTGTCCGCGATCGCCCGCGAGATGGGCATCACCCGGCAGAGCGTGCAGCGCATCGCCGATCTCCTCGTCGACAAGGGCCTGGCGGAGTACCGCCCCAATCCGGCGCACCGTCGCGCCAAGCTCGTCGCGATGACACCGGCCGGCCGCGACGCGATCCGTGCCATCGGCCCCGCCCACACCGACGCCGCGCGGGCACTGTGCGAGGAGACCGGATCCGAGAACCTGGCGCGGATCGTGGAGGGCATGCGCGCGTTGTCGGCCGCCCTCGACCGATCGGCCGATCAGCTCCCCGACGGACGACGCGGCGGGAAGTGA